In one Gossypium hirsutum isolate 1008001.06 chromosome D09, Gossypium_hirsutum_v2.1, whole genome shotgun sequence genomic region, the following are encoded:
- the LOC107929139 gene encoding BSD domain-containing protein 1: MDFFKSVFADDIQSQSSHLPTDPTPDLGSSATWSFGGLIKALADKSESVMESYRKEFEEFGSGLKKETEIIRSVASRAVNDSLEIGASVAQEKLESVGQAIDDIGSSVWKSTAQIISHGKDTFLSPSDDDNSDSESSKRLSTSNNSVDGKRYSRFEMQIRALQSDRSTYCMEPEDLEDFENWKLGFNLEEKKGEIEGLLSEISVIRNIFKDVDPDEVESKRYWTNYFYKLNKLMKAEEARAKLVKRAISGEEEEDLSWDIDEDDEEGSGNVNSVKEGSSEDVEKCLKIDEEKAGSCKDSDVSVVSSISTPEEEGWDAIEEIQSIDDSKGEDTGSSNNKVDLRKRLTVAEEEEDLSWDIDDDDEEEEDQPVKA; the protein is encoded by the coding sequence ATGGATTTCTTCAAATCTGTATTTGCCGACGATATTCAATCCCAATCCTCTCATCTACCCACCGACCCGACTCCGGACCTGGGATCGTCTGCTACATGGAGTTTCGGCGGCTTAATAAAGGCCCTTGCCGACAAGTCCGAATCCGTGATGGAATCTTACCGGAAGGAATTTGAGGAATTCGGATCCGGGCTAAAGAAGGAAACCGAGATCATCCGGAGCGTGGCTTCACGCGCCGTCAACGATTCACTTGAGATCGGTGCCTCCGTTGCTCAGGAGAAGCTCGAGTCGGTGGGACAAGCCATTGATGACATCGGTAGCTCCGTTTGGAAATCAACAGCTCAGATCATCTCTCACGGTAAAGATACGTTCTTATCACCGTCCGATGATGATAACTCTGATTCTGAAAGTTCTAAAAGATTAAGTACTAGTAATAATAGCGTTGATGGAAAACGTTATAGTCGTTTTGAGATGCAAATTCGAGCGCTTCAATCAGATAGAAGTACTTACTGTATGGAACCGGAGGATTTAGAGGATTTTGAGAATTGGAAGTTAGGGTTTAATTTGGAAGAGAAAAAAGGGGAAATTGAGGGTTTGTTGAGTGAAATTTCAGTTATTCGAAATATTTTTAAAGATGTTGATCCTGATGAAGTTGAATCAAAGAGATATTGGACTAATTATTTCTATAAGTTGAATAAACTAATGAAAGCAGAGGAAGCAAGAGCTAAGCTTGTTAAACGCGCAATTTCGGGGGAGGAAGAGGAAGATTTGAGCTGGGATATAGATGAGGATGACGAGGAGGGTAGTGGAAATGTTAATAGTGTGAAGGAGGGTTCTAGTGAAGACGTTGAGAAATGTTTGAAAATCGATGAGGAGAAAGCAGGATCCTGTAAGGACAGTGATGTATCCGTGGTTTCGAGTATTTCAACGCCTGAGGAGGAAGGATGGGATGCTATCGAGGAGATTCAAAGCATCGATGACAGTAAAGGGGAAGATACCGGGAGCAGTAATAATAAGGTTGATCTGCGTAAGCGATTGACTGTTGCGGAGGAAGAGGAGGATTTGAGTTGggatattgatgatgatgatgaagaagaagaagatcagCCTGTTAAAGCTTGA